A window of the Tessaracoccus sp. MC1865 genome harbors these coding sequences:
- a CDS encoding DedA family protein, translating to MFDPTTWDAPLAVVVMALFGIVMLRANATYWLGRGVAAGARRTRLAKLMESRHYATGALWLNRWGAPAVSISFLTIGIQTMVNLAAGVTRMPLRRYLPAVTIGCIMWAFLYGTIGMIGFKAIGILWTRSPWLVLAVALVAAALVIWIVRRRDVAPDAATH from the coding sequence GTGTTTGATCCCACCACCTGGGACGCCCCCTTAGCGGTCGTGGTGATGGCGCTCTTCGGGATCGTGATGCTGCGGGCCAACGCCACCTACTGGTTGGGGCGCGGCGTCGCCGCAGGGGCCCGGCGGACGCGGCTCGCCAAGCTGATGGAGTCGCGGCACTACGCCACGGGGGCCCTCTGGCTGAACCGGTGGGGCGCTCCCGCGGTGTCCATCTCGTTCCTGACCATCGGGATCCAGACCATGGTCAACCTGGCCGCGGGTGTCACGCGGATGCCGTTGCGTCGCTACCTGCCCGCCGTCACCATCGGCTGCATCATGTGGGCCTTCCTGTACGGCACCATCGGCATGATCGGCTTCAAGGCGATCGGGATCCTCTGGACCCGTTCCCCCTGGCTCGTGCTGGCCGTGGCTCTCGTGGCCGCCGCGCTGGTCATCTGGATCGTGCGTCGACGCGACGTCGCCCCCGACGCTGCGACACACTAG
- a CDS encoding magnesium and cobalt transport protein CorA produces the protein MTQPRPTSIVDAGFYVDGRRIASPTTFDQSFNLLDEHADGFVWIGLYRPTHAEMALLAEEFKLSPLLVEDTITAHQRPKFERYGDTLFLVLHAARYVDRTETVDFGEVHAIAGDRFVITVRHSETPDLTVVRRDLESAPETLGIGPSVVLEQLLDNIVDDYGPVVLGIENDIDEIETQVFSGSARVSRRIYQLSREVMVLQRAVRPLKPILDSVRRDRVFLMAGEHRRQELRDIEDHAIHITEHVEVLRETLKGTLDLNISLQTQRQNEEARNMTSASLKQTEDSRRIAAWAGVLFVPSLVTGTYGMNFHNMPELDWPFGYPFALLLMVGTGVAMYLVFKSKKWL, from the coding sequence ATGACCCAGCCGCGCCCCACCTCGATCGTCGATGCCGGCTTCTACGTCGACGGGCGGCGGATCGCGTCGCCCACCACGTTCGACCAGAGCTTCAACCTGCTCGACGAGCACGCCGACGGTTTCGTGTGGATCGGCCTGTACCGGCCCACCCACGCTGAGATGGCCCTGTTGGCCGAAGAGTTCAAGCTGAGCCCCCTGCTGGTCGAAGACACCATCACCGCACATCAGCGGCCCAAGTTCGAGCGATACGGCGACACACTGTTCCTCGTGCTCCACGCCGCGAGGTACGTGGACCGCACCGAGACGGTGGATTTCGGCGAGGTGCACGCCATCGCCGGCGACCGTTTCGTCATCACGGTGCGCCACTCAGAGACACCTGACCTCACAGTTGTCCGGCGCGACCTCGAATCGGCGCCGGAGACCCTGGGGATCGGGCCCAGCGTGGTGCTGGAGCAGCTCCTCGACAACATCGTCGACGATTACGGTCCGGTGGTGCTCGGCATCGAGAACGACATCGATGAGATCGAAACCCAGGTGTTCAGCGGGTCGGCCCGGGTGTCGCGCCGCATCTACCAGTTGTCACGCGAGGTGATGGTCCTCCAGCGCGCGGTACGCCCCCTGAAACCCATCCTCGACTCCGTGCGCCGCGACAGGGTGTTCCTGATGGCCGGCGAGCACCGTCGGCAGGAACTGCGCGACATCGAGGATCACGCCATCCACATCACCGAGCACGTCGAGGTGCTCCGCGAGACGCTGAAGGGCACCCTGGACCTCAACATATCGCTGCAGACGCAGCGGCAGAACGAGGAGGCCAGGAACATGACCTCGGCCAGCCTGAAGCAGACAGAGGACTCACGACGCATCGCGGCATGGGCCGGTGTGCTGTTCGTACCCAGCCTGGTGACGGGCACCTACGGGATGAACTTCCACAACATGCCCGAACTGGACTGGCCGTTCGGCTACCCCTTCGCCCTGCTCCTCATGGTGGGCACGGGCGTCGCGATGTACCTGGTCTTCAAGTCCAAGAAGTGGTTATAA